The proteins below are encoded in one region of Streptomyces ficellus:
- a CDS encoding FtsK/SpoIIIE domain-containing protein has protein sequence MTDLSTLFEVGIPLAGAGGLGYAKVRAPRVFWSLAGLHVTKVRFAVTYRSTMDVCGLTVQPSRLRAFMVRTVARRSDVPPVPPKIRRVRGSATGLRVTLRLPAGLEPADVMAASERLRHAWGVHSVNVVETKPGFVELRMTGYDVLRRVKMPRRRPSGPMTVPVALREDGTAYVRDYLKVPHALTLGANQSGKSMYLRNLIAGLARLDVALVGIDCKRGVEQRGYAPRLSALAVTPQEASEVLDALVGEMEDRFDQLSEHGAADIWALPEKVRPLPVVVLVDEVAELFLVAGKKDEERRDRMVMQMIRLGQMARAAGIFLEVCGQRFGSELGKGATTLRAQLTGRVVHRVNDKQTADMGLGDIAPDAVVAVTTIPPDRPGVAVAGDSSGGWSRIRTPELSAAEAAAICAQFARRTPHLPRLAAYRPVVSTAAESGEPVSLVKPIPATD, from the coding sequence ATGACCGACCTGTCGACGTTATTCGAGGTCGGGATCCCGCTGGCCGGTGCCGGTGGTCTCGGCTACGCCAAGGTTCGTGCCCCGCGCGTGTTCTGGTCGCTGGCCGGACTGCACGTGACGAAGGTGCGGTTCGCGGTCACCTACCGCTCCACGATGGACGTGTGCGGGCTGACGGTTCAGCCGTCCCGCCTGCGGGCGTTCATGGTCCGCACCGTCGCCCGCCGCAGCGACGTGCCCCCCGTACCGCCGAAGATCCGCCGGGTACGGGGCTCGGCAACCGGCCTGCGGGTCACACTGCGCCTGCCTGCCGGTCTTGAGCCTGCCGACGTTATGGCGGCTTCCGAGCGGCTGCGGCACGCCTGGGGCGTCCACTCGGTCAACGTGGTGGAGACCAAGCCCGGGTTCGTGGAGCTGCGGATGACCGGTTACGACGTGCTGCGGCGGGTGAAGATGCCGCGCCGCCGCCCGTCCGGGCCGATGACGGTGCCGGTGGCTCTGCGGGAGGACGGCACCGCGTACGTCCGGGACTACCTGAAGGTGCCGCACGCGCTGACGCTGGGGGCCAACCAGTCGGGCAAGTCGATGTACCTGCGCAACCTGATTGCCGGGCTCGCCCGGCTCGACGTCGCCCTGGTCGGCATCGACTGCAAGCGCGGGGTTGAGCAACGGGGCTACGCGCCTCGCCTGTCGGCGCTGGCTGTCACGCCGCAAGAGGCATCCGAGGTCCTGGATGCGCTGGTGGGCGAGATGGAAGATCGCTTCGACCAGCTCAGCGAGCACGGCGCCGCCGACATCTGGGCGCTTCCCGAGAAGGTTCGGCCGCTGCCGGTCGTGGTCCTGGTGGACGAGGTCGCGGAATTGTTCCTGGTGGCGGGGAAGAAGGACGAGGAACGCCGGGACCGGATGGTCATGCAGATGATCCGCCTGGGACAGATGGCCCGCGCGGCCGGCATCTTCCTGGAGGTCTGCGGGCAGCGGTTCGGCTCGGAGCTGGGCAAGGGTGCCACCACGCTGCGCGCCCAGCTCACCGGCCGGGTCGTGCACCGGGTCAACGACAAGCAGACCGCCGACATGGGCCTGGGCGACATCGCCCCGGACGCCGTTGTGGCCGTGACCACGATCCCGCCCGACCGGCCCGGCGTCGCCGTCGCCGGTGACTCCTCCGGCGGCTGGTCCCGCATTCGCACTCCCGAACTCAGCGCGGCCGAAGCCGCTGCCATCTGCGCCCAGTTCGCCCGCCGCACACCGCACCTCCCGCGCCTGGCCGCGTACCGGCCGGTGGTTTCCACCGCTGCCGAGTCCGGCGAGCCGGTGTCGCTGGTGAAGCCGATCCCGGCTACGGACTGA
- a CDS encoding GntR family transcriptional regulator, protein MTFVPEPLDPDDDRAPYEQVASSLGAAIRTRRLAPGEKLPSHKELTELYGFARATIQRALRDLEDEGLVVSRKGSGVYVRNRTERPAGLRPYVEQAFANDHVTIDFAGFSSETLHGALQEPLDKIRIGRLTPSSITMRILVPDMSVPQAAPVRMKDGADDKRLRDRMRDIMVSYTRSIRDAITELQHLGLVAETRISVRVHSGTQFFKLYVINGEDAFFGYYPIRPNKVVAQGETIEIFDLVGKDTTLFHHSINDGESSSGAQQVQQARMWFDSVWETIGRDFDLDAR, encoded by the coding sequence ATGACCTTCGTCCCCGAGCCCTTGGACCCAGACGACGACCGCGCCCCGTACGAGCAGGTGGCAAGCAGTCTCGGAGCTGCCATCCGAACAAGGCGGTTGGCCCCTGGGGAAAAGCTCCCGTCGCACAAGGAACTGACGGAGCTTTACGGCTTCGCCCGAGCGACGATCCAGCGTGCGCTGCGCGACCTCGAAGACGAAGGACTCGTGGTCTCCCGTAAAGGGAGCGGGGTCTACGTCCGCAACCGGACCGAAAGGCCGGCGGGGCTCCGGCCGTACGTCGAGCAGGCTTTCGCGAACGACCACGTGACCATCGACTTCGCCGGGTTCTCCAGCGAGACCCTGCACGGCGCGCTTCAGGAGCCGCTCGACAAGATCCGGATCGGCCGACTCACCCCGTCGAGCATCACCATGCGGATACTCGTACCGGACATGTCAGTGCCGCAGGCCGCGCCTGTGCGCATGAAGGACGGGGCCGACGACAAGCGGCTCCGCGACCGCATGCGCGACATCATGGTCAGCTACACCCGCAGCATCCGGGATGCCATCACCGAGCTTCAACACCTGGGCCTGGTCGCGGAGACCCGGATCAGTGTCCGCGTGCACAGTGGTACGCAGTTCTTCAAGCTCTACGTGATCAACGGCGAAGACGCGTTCTTCGGGTACTACCCGATCCGCCCCAACAAGGTGGTGGCCCAGGGCGAGACGATCGAGATCTTCGACTTGGTGGGCAAGGACACCACGCTCTTCCACCACTCGATCAACGACGGCGAGTCGTCCAGCGGAGCCCAGCAGGTTCAGCAGGCCCGTATGTGGTTCGACAGTGTCTGGGAGACCATCGGAAGGGATTTCGACCTTGACGCACGATGA
- a CDS encoding HAD family hydrolase, giving the protein MTHDDQLSDVLAPARVIFFDFDGPVCDVFAGLPAPQVAKLLTALLSAGDQVAGAKAAETDDPIEVLRLAHEANAELGQRVEHALTAAEVEAVAVAGPPTPGAEEALRAAVSSGRAVAVVSNNSAECVQHFLVAHGLGEYVAKIVGRPSGQPHLMKPNPFPLITAAEQMHMDVTNCTLIGDSLTDVQAAHAAGTTVIAYANKPHKADLFAEAQADAITEDMYAIADALTTA; this is encoded by the coding sequence TTGACGCACGATGACCAGCTCTCCGACGTCTTGGCGCCCGCACGCGTGATCTTCTTCGACTTCGACGGGCCTGTATGCGACGTGTTCGCCGGGCTGCCCGCTCCCCAGGTCGCGAAGCTGCTCACCGCGCTGCTGTCCGCCGGGGATCAGGTAGCAGGCGCCAAGGCCGCCGAAACCGATGACCCGATCGAGGTCCTGCGCCTCGCCCATGAGGCAAACGCCGAGCTTGGCCAGAGGGTCGAGCATGCCCTGACGGCAGCCGAGGTCGAAGCCGTGGCAGTGGCCGGTCCCCCGACGCCGGGGGCGGAAGAGGCTCTGCGTGCCGCCGTTTCCTCGGGGCGGGCTGTAGCGGTGGTCAGCAACAACTCCGCCGAGTGCGTCCAGCACTTCCTCGTGGCGCATGGGTTGGGGGAGTACGTCGCGAAGATCGTCGGGCGCCCGTCCGGGCAACCACATCTGATGAAGCCCAACCCGTTCCCGCTCATCACGGCGGCCGAGCAGATGCACATGGACGTCACGAACTGCACCCTGATCGGTGACTCGCTCACGGACGTCCAGGCCGCTCATGCAGCGGGTACGACGGTGATCGCCTACGCCAACAAGCCCCACAAGGCCGACCTCTTCGCCGAAGCGCAAGCCGACGCCATCACCGAGGACATGTACGCCATCGCCGACGCACTAACCACGGCGTAG
- a CDS encoding nucleotidyltransferase, whose amino-acid sequence MTKLYTPTASEFDAARRHRGAIEARLDAYLGLREMFEIGSLRHGTGVWQYSDADFLTSLKGIQPGSPWTMLNRVKSTLQDRFPSTIIVIRRPAVVCRFSDGHVEVVPAYPGSTGYWIADPSDGWMKTYPKDHNQYVNDINRKHNGGAKRLARQLKVWKYRRSVPVSSCYLEMRSAKHLDGESAYSPIWDVYLALSKMHDVGLASMNDPTGLGSRFGSCSSESNRLDAMSMLSTAVSRARKARDFYQSDEQEKAIEQLKLLFNR is encoded by the coding sequence TTGACCAAGCTGTACACGCCAACAGCGTCAGAGTTCGATGCAGCACGGCGTCACCGAGGGGCTATTGAGGCTCGCCTTGACGCCTATCTGGGCCTGCGGGAGATGTTCGAGATTGGTTCGCTGAGACACGGAACTGGTGTCTGGCAGTACAGCGACGCTGATTTTCTGACATCACTCAAGGGGATCCAGCCAGGCTCTCCCTGGACCATGTTGAATAGGGTAAAAAGCACACTGCAGGATCGATTTCCGTCAACAATCATCGTAATCCGTCGACCGGCAGTGGTATGTCGATTTTCGGACGGGCATGTTGAAGTTGTACCAGCTTACCCTGGGTCTACCGGCTATTGGATCGCCGATCCTTCGGATGGGTGGATGAAGACCTATCCGAAGGATCACAATCAGTACGTAAACGACATCAACAGGAAGCATAATGGAGGTGCGAAGCGGCTGGCGCGCCAGCTCAAGGTTTGGAAGTATCGGCGGAGCGTACCGGTCTCTTCTTGCTATCTTGAGATGCGATCAGCAAAGCACCTAGATGGTGAGAGCGCATATTCGCCGATCTGGGATGTGTATCTCGCTCTCAGTAAGATGCACGACGTAGGCCTAGCTTCGATGAATGATCCGACTGGGCTTGGTTCAAGATTCGGCTCCTGCTCATCCGAGTCGAACCGATTGGATGCGATGTCAATGCTCAGTACTGCTGTGTCCCGCGCGCGGAAAGCCAGAGATTTCTACCAAAGCGACGAACAGGAAAAGGCCATCGAACAGCTCAAATTGCTCTTCAATCGGTAG
- a CDS encoding S-4TM family putative pore-forming effector — MTTGPQADYVPPSSADMQARQNEDDALRLLIAQRRLYSKAKKWLALRWFGMMIIGLGAPVVSVVWPNLAVVSGAIAGLWLFLGQSVLINAQSALVAKAAAVQEQFDFYVFGMRGSVERSPLPSIEEIAAVAGPDSGLRLTADDESLLDWYPIDASDPGVLTVAISQRANAAYSDRLLRSTAIVWTAATVAWVLVLVAVSIATNLSLLTFLAGVLLPVLPSFLDVVRYVLGIRRAARDRADLMRSIESRMRGASESIEGNDLLVWQESMYDLRRSTPLVPDAIYKMNRAVNERVMRTAASQLRQRSRRPDGETD, encoded by the coding sequence ATGACCACAGGTCCACAGGCAGACTACGTACCACCGTCCAGCGCGGACATGCAAGCGCGACAAAACGAAGATGACGCCCTGCGACTTCTCATCGCACAGCGTCGCCTTTACTCGAAAGCCAAGAAGTGGCTGGCGCTCCGCTGGTTCGGGATGATGATTATTGGACTCGGCGCTCCCGTTGTTTCGGTGGTTTGGCCGAATCTTGCCGTTGTTTCCGGGGCGATTGCAGGGCTGTGGCTCTTTCTAGGTCAAAGTGTGTTGATTAACGCGCAATCAGCATTGGTCGCTAAGGCTGCCGCCGTTCAAGAGCAATTCGATTTTTATGTATTTGGGATGCGGGGCAGTGTTGAGAGATCGCCCCTGCCGTCAATCGAGGAGATTGCCGCAGTTGCCGGACCCGACTCTGGGCTCAGGCTTACCGCCGATGATGAGAGCCTGTTGGACTGGTATCCGATCGACGCAAGCGATCCCGGCGTCCTGACAGTCGCCATCTCGCAGCGTGCTAACGCAGCATACTCAGACAGGCTTCTGCGCTCGACAGCAATTGTATGGACGGCGGCAACCGTGGCCTGGGTGCTGGTGCTCGTCGCTGTGAGTATCGCGACCAATCTTTCGCTCCTCACGTTCTTGGCTGGCGTTCTGTTGCCGGTGTTGCCATCCTTTCTTGACGTTGTTCGATATGTCCTTGGAATCCGGCGCGCAGCACGCGATCGGGCAGACCTTATGCGCTCGATCGAGAGTCGAATGCGAGGTGCCTCGGAATCAATTGAAGGGAACGACCTGCTCGTGTGGCAGGAGAGCATGTACGATCTCCGCCGCTCGACACCGCTCGTGCCGGACGCCATCTACAAAATGAATCGGGCGGTGAATGAACGGGTAATGAGGACAGCCGCGTCGCAACTTCGCCAGCGGTCAAGGAGACCCGATGGCGAGACTGACTAG
- a CDS encoding MarR family winged helix-turn-helix transcriptional regulator, translated as MDGTNDGAATDAVDGIIEQWTLERPDLADSLWPVQVLGRLQRLGVALEKEFRAFAAERDLELGEFDVLSTLQRSGPPYELTAGAFRKAAMVTSGAITNRIDRMEAKGLVERVRDTEDRRSVKIRLTERGHEVTRAYMADHLANEARMLASFDREECEDLARKLRTLLVSLGDTTIR; from the coding sequence ATGGACGGAACGAACGACGGGGCGGCCACCGACGCGGTGGACGGCATCATCGAGCAGTGGACGCTGGAGCGCCCCGACCTGGCCGACAGCCTGTGGCCCGTCCAGGTGCTCGGCCGCCTCCAGCGCCTGGGCGTCGCCCTGGAGAAGGAGTTCCGCGCGTTCGCGGCCGAACGGGACCTGGAGCTGGGCGAGTTCGACGTCCTGAGCACCCTGCAACGCTCGGGCCCCCCGTACGAACTGACCGCCGGAGCCTTCCGCAAGGCCGCGATGGTCACCTCCGGAGCGATCACCAACCGCATCGACCGCATGGAGGCCAAGGGCCTGGTCGAACGGGTCCGCGACACCGAGGACCGGCGCTCGGTGAAGATCCGCCTCACCGAACGGGGCCACGAGGTCACCCGCGCCTACATGGCCGACCACCTCGCCAACGAGGCCCGCATGCTGGCGTCCTTCGACCGGGAGGAGTGCGAGGACCTGGCACGGAAACTGCGCACCCTGCTGGTCTCCCTGGGCGACACGACCATCAGGTGA
- a CDS encoding malonic semialdehyde reductase yields the protein MSTHALTLDAAAQDLLFREARTANAFTDEPVTDAQLRAVYDLVKYGPTAFNQSPLRVVLVRTPEARQRLVAHMDEGNRAKTAAAPLVAILAADNEFHAELPSLLPHFPQAADLFFAERPVREQSALLNAALQAAYFIVGVRAAGLAAGPMTGLDFAGVQKEFLDEDHTPLMVVNIGRPGENAWYPRSPRLDYDQVVTTV from the coding sequence ATGTCCACGCACGCCCTGACCCTCGACGCCGCCGCCCAGGACCTCCTCTTCCGCGAGGCCCGCACCGCCAACGCCTTCACCGACGAGCCGGTGACCGACGCGCAGCTCCGGGCGGTCTACGACCTGGTCAAGTACGGCCCGACCGCCTTCAACCAGTCGCCCCTGCGCGTCGTCCTCGTCCGCACCCCCGAGGCCCGTCAGCGCCTGGTCGCGCACATGGACGAGGGCAACCGGGCCAAGACCGCCGCCGCCCCGCTGGTCGCGATCCTGGCCGCCGACAACGAGTTCCACGCGGAACTCCCGTCCCTCCTGCCCCACTTCCCGCAGGCCGCCGACCTGTTCTTCGCCGAACGCCCGGTCCGCGAACAGTCCGCCCTCCTCAACGCCGCTCTCCAGGCCGCCTACTTCATCGTGGGCGTACGCGCCGCCGGCCTGGCCGCCGGCCCGATGACCGGGCTCGACTTCGCCGGCGTACAGAAGGAGTTCCTCGACGAGGACCACACCCCGCTCATGGTCGTCAACATCGGCCGCCCCGGCGAGAACGCCTGGTACCCGCGCTCCCCGCGCCTGGACTACGACCAGGTCGTCACCACCGTCTGA
- a CDS encoding MFS transporter, with protein sequence MRGRCLKPVSVLPHRHSATAHPTEPGVIVSVAVSARRSTASAPPRPPSALWLALLAAPIATGANAPVLILPDMARSLGVTTAQATWMVTLFAWAMTVGTPLFAALVRHRGLRATLHTSTVVVLAGTVLVVASPWLPLTLLGRAAQAAGGAGLVAVAMNLAGSTRRMGAITAGFGVLGAVGPLLGSVLADAADWRASLAVSAVALLAVPAVRRHTTGTAPERAASAASFDAVGATLVAALASALVLVPMAPLLGASAAVAAGLSLALHVRRRPDGFVPVAVLRARGFVSSALLALTFSTSYFVLLFALPAVAGRRTGWSTETIGTGQLAALLTGSALSWFLAAAAARLGHRKVLTVLVVLGAGAPLTAALASWAPALLLAAAAAVFVATGSNAVLSVRAAQHAPADRRPAAIGLFVLCYQLGGAIGPAIAALLVLA encoded by the coding sequence GTGCGAGGTCGCTGCCTGAAACCGGTCTCCGTCCTCCCGCACCGCCACTCCGCCACCGCCCACCCGACCGAACCGGGGGTCATCGTGTCCGTCGCCGTATCCGCACGCCGTTCCACCGCTTCCGCGCCGCCCCGCCCACCGTCGGCGCTGTGGCTGGCGCTGCTGGCCGCGCCCATCGCCACGGGAGCGAACGCACCCGTCCTGATCCTCCCCGACATGGCCCGCTCTCTCGGCGTCACCACTGCTCAGGCGACCTGGATGGTCACCCTCTTCGCCTGGGCCATGACCGTCGGAACGCCCCTGTTCGCCGCCCTTGTCCGGCACCGGGGGCTGCGCGCGACCCTGCACACCAGCACGGTCGTCGTGCTCGCCGGCACCGTGCTCGTCGTGGCGTCGCCCTGGCTCCCCCTGACGCTCCTGGGCAGAGCCGCGCAGGCGGCGGGCGGAGCGGGACTGGTCGCCGTGGCGATGAACCTCGCCGGCTCGACCCGCCGCATGGGGGCCATCACCGCCGGGTTCGGCGTGCTGGGCGCCGTCGGGCCGCTGCTCGGCTCGGTGCTCGCCGACGCCGCCGACTGGCGCGCCTCGCTCGCCGTGTCCGCCGTCGCCCTCCTCGCGGTGCCCGCCGTGCGGCGCCACACCACGGGCACCGCACCGGAGAGGGCCGCGTCCGCCGCGTCCTTCGACGCGGTCGGGGCCACGCTCGTCGCCGCACTGGCGTCCGCCCTGGTCCTGGTCCCCATGGCGCCCCTGCTGGGCGCGTCGGCCGCGGTGGCCGCCGGTCTGTCGCTCGCCCTCCACGTCCGGCGCCGCCCGGACGGGTTCGTCCCCGTGGCCGTCCTGCGCGCCCGCGGATTCGTCAGCTCCGCCCTGCTCGCCCTCACGTTCTCCACCTCCTACTTCGTCCTGCTGTTCGCCCTTCCGGCCGTGGCGGGGCGACGGACCGGCTGGAGCACCGAGACCATCGGCACCGGCCAACTGGCCGCGCTCCTCACCGGATCCGCCCTCTCCTGGTTCCTCGCCGCCGCCGCGGCGCGCCTGGGCCACCGCAAGGTGCTCACCGTCCTCGTCGTCCTGGGCGCCGGCGCGCCCCTGACCGCCGCTCTCGCCTCCTGGGCGCCCGCGCTGCTCCTGGCCGCCGCGGCCGCCGTGTTCGTCGCCACCGGCAGCAACGCCGTCCTGTCCGTACGCGCCGCCCAGCACGCCCCTGCCGACCGGCGGCCCGCGGCGATCGGCCTGTTCGTCCTCTGCTACCAGCTCGGTGGGGCGATAGGCCCGGCCATCGCCGCCCTGCTCGTCCTGGCCTGA
- a CDS encoding flavoprotein: MTRTLYLFCSAAPPVFEVASAIEDAQRRGWDVCLGLTPTAARWLADSLDGLAALTGHPVRYEYDLPGQPDAWPAADVVLFAPATFTAMNEWALGLTGKFVVSVAVQGVGKRVPTVVMPCVNESHVQHPAFGTSVATLRATGVTVLYGDGAYVANPPGRDLPGGYPWTIALDAVERAGWEPTRM; this comes from the coding sequence ATGACGAGGACCCTGTATCTGTTCTGCTCAGCCGCGCCGCCCGTGTTCGAGGTCGCCAGTGCGATCGAGGACGCCCAGAGGCGCGGCTGGGACGTGTGCCTCGGTCTCACGCCGACAGCCGCCCGGTGGCTGGCCGACAGCCTCGACGGGCTGGCGGCGCTCACGGGACATCCCGTGCGGTACGAGTACGACCTGCCGGGGCAGCCGGACGCGTGGCCGGCGGCGGACGTCGTCCTCTTCGCCCCCGCGACCTTCACCGCCATGAACGAATGGGCGCTGGGGCTGACCGGGAAGTTCGTCGTGAGCGTGGCGGTCCAGGGCGTGGGCAAGCGCGTTCCCACCGTGGTGATGCCGTGCGTGAACGAGTCCCACGTGCAGCATCCCGCGTTCGGCACGTCGGTGGCGACGCTCCGCGCGACCGGCGTGACGGTGTTGTACGGCGACGGCGCCTACGTCGCGAACCCGCCCGGCCGGGACCTGCCCGGCGGCTACCCGTGGACGATCGCCCTGGACGCCGTGGAGCGAGCCGGCTGGGAGCCCACCCGCATGTGA
- a CDS encoding 50S ribosomal protein bL37, with translation MSKRGNKRRARKNKRANHGKRPNS, from the coding sequence ATGTCCAAGCGAGGAAACAAGCGCCGCGCCCGCAAGAACAAGCGCGCCAACCACGGCAAGCGCCCCAACTCCTGA
- a CDS encoding DUF2277 domain-containing protein codes for MCRSIKTLRPPVLPTEATEEDIHAAALQYVRKVSGFRAPAAHNREVFDRAVEEIAEATRRLLDELEVRGSGRAGQRQEAAPAGQR; via the coding sequence ATGTGCCGCAGTATCAAGACCCTCCGCCCGCCCGTGCTCCCCACCGAGGCCACCGAGGAGGACATCCACGCCGCCGCTCTTCAGTACGTCCGCAAGGTGTCCGGTTTCCGGGCGCCCGCCGCGCACAACCGCGAGGTCTTCGACCGGGCCGTGGAGGAGATCGCCGAGGCGACCCGGCGCCTGCTCGACGAGCTCGAGGTACGGGGCTCCGGCCGGGCCGGTCAGCGCCAGGAAGCCGCCCCGGCGGGGCAGCGCTAG
- a CDS encoding DedA family protein produces the protein MLESVAAGPWIYTAVVVSVLLDVFLPVLPSGILVITAATVAATGNGSLLALTLCAAGASVLGDLVAYRLAWRGRSRLHRLIARSRRLTVAQERLGAALARGGGVLVVIARFAPAGRSVVSLGAGAARRRASQFVPWSALAGVAWASYSVALGYFGSQWLGPTWTGVAVSAAALLLAGALAAYVIRRPTGGAEQPLPGAAVPDPEPGAGATRADIPAQSQGQPLPMPQSVPTAGPGQATTSPVVPAPVVPAPVVPTAVVPSPSAAS, from the coding sequence GTGCTCGAAAGCGTGGCCGCCGGCCCGTGGATCTACACGGCTGTCGTCGTGTCCGTCCTCCTGGACGTCTTCCTGCCGGTCCTGCCCAGCGGCATCCTGGTGATCACCGCCGCGACGGTCGCCGCGACCGGAAACGGTTCCCTCCTCGCACTCACCCTGTGCGCGGCCGGCGCCTCCGTCCTGGGCGACCTCGTGGCGTACCGCCTGGCCTGGCGCGGGCGGTCCCGGCTGCACCGGCTGATCGCCCGGTCGCGGCGGCTGACCGTCGCGCAGGAACGTCTCGGCGCGGCTCTGGCGCGGGGCGGCGGCGTGCTCGTCGTCATCGCGCGGTTCGCCCCGGCGGGGCGCTCGGTGGTCTCCCTGGGCGCGGGCGCGGCGCGGCGCAGGGCGAGCCAGTTCGTGCCCTGGTCCGCCCTGGCGGGCGTGGCGTGGGCGTCCTACAGCGTGGCGCTCGGCTACTTCGGCAGCCAGTGGCTCGGCCCCACCTGGACGGGCGTGGCCGTCTCGGCCGCCGCCCTGCTCCTGGCGGGCGCCCTGGCCGCCTACGTCATACGGCGCCCGACCGGCGGGGCCGAGCAGCCGCTACCGGGCGCGGCCGTACCGGACCCGGAACCGGGGGCGGGGGCGACGCGGGCGGACATTCCCGCCCAGTCGCAGGGGCAGCCGCTGCCGATGCCGCAATCCGTACCGACGGCGGGGCCGGGGCAGGCGACCACGTCACCGGTGGTCCCGGCGCCCGTGGTCCCGGCGCCCGTGGTCCCGACGGCCGTCGTACCGTCCCCGTCGGCGGCTTCCTAG
- a CDS encoding DoxX family protein has translation MTARLDQARPYALGLFRIVVGLLFTCHGAASLFGVLGGAGGTGGTVPAGTWPGWYAAVIELVGGVLVLVGLGTRAAAFIASGAMAYAYFKVHQPMALFPLKNGGELSAMYCWSLFLLVFTGPGALSLDSLFSSSQAERKREPVTA, from the coding sequence ATCACCGCGCGCCTGGACCAGGCCCGCCCCTACGCGCTCGGCCTGTTCCGCATAGTCGTCGGGCTGCTGTTCACCTGCCACGGCGCCGCCTCGCTCTTCGGCGTCCTCGGCGGCGCGGGCGGCACGGGCGGCACCGTCCCGGCCGGCACCTGGCCCGGCTGGTACGCGGCCGTCATCGAACTCGTCGGCGGCGTCCTGGTGCTGGTGGGCCTGGGCACCCGCGCCGCCGCCTTCATCGCCTCCGGCGCGATGGCCTACGCGTACTTCAAGGTGCACCAGCCGATGGCCCTGTTCCCCCTCAAGAACGGCGGCGAGCTGTCGGCCATGTACTGCTGGTCGCTGTTCCTGCTGGTCTTCACCGGCCCGGGCGCGCTGTCGCTGGACAGCCTCTTCTCGTCCTCGCAGGCGGAGCGCAAGCGCGAGCCGGTCACGGCCTAG